The genomic interval ATGTAATCAATATGGCATCATAACTCAGGTCTTTGAGATCCCCCATAGGATATACATTATGGCCGAAGAAACCCTTTTCAACCCCATTACCATTTATTACACCGATTAAGGTAAGAGGCGTCCCCCTCATGGAGATATAGCACAGCTCGGCGATTTCCCCGTCGCCCCAGAAGAGAACACTCTTCACGCCTGAATCTATCATCTGCTTATAAATGCCATCGATTTTTTGTCGCACATCATTAAAGTAGTTTATTGAATAATGCATATACTCATAGGTAAGCTTAACCTTCTCTGCAAAGCCCTTCGGAGTGAGTATATATTTAACTCTGTTTTTTGGAATGGTGGTGACTTTTATATAGCCTTTTCTGGCCAGCCTCTTTATATATGCATTTACTAAACCGAGGGCTATGTCAAGGCGGCTTGAAAGGGTCCGCTGTGTGATGGTGGATTCTCTGGTGAGCTCCTCAAGGAGCCTCCGTGTGATGTCTTTGTCAGGCTCAAGCTTGTTCATAGTATGAACATATACCAAGTATTAATTATTTTGTCAAGCTAAAAAGGAACACCCAAAAACAGAGATAGAATTTCCTTGAAATTCCCTCTCCCTTGATGGGAAAGGGTGAGGGTGAGGGTGAGGGAGGGGAGTTATAAGGAAAA from Nitrospirota bacterium carries:
- a CDS encoding winged helix-turn-helix transcriptional regulator, which translates into the protein MNKLEPDKDITRRLLEELTRESTITQRTLSSRLDIALGLVNAYIKRLARKGYIKVTTIPKNRVKYILTPKGFAEKVKLTYEYMHYSINYFNDVRQKIDGIYKQMIDSGVKSVLFWGDGEIAELCYISMRGTPLTLIGVINGNGVEKGFFGHNVYPMGDLKDLSYDAILITSLDEKEIQRIKAIGFDGKKVYSL